A window from Mycolicibacterium tokaiense encodes these proteins:
- a CDS encoding NAD(P)-binding protein: protein MTRPSYLVVGAGPSGLGLAAELRTVADVTVVERIPVTGGAAGWSSRAVRRLTDELVADGVRFELGQTALRWDGRRLTVAGPGSFTCHTGDHLFFAGGLRPATLSDLGADGDRPAGVLPATVAEHLLHAGVKLWDRVVILGDGPWSKPVAAQARRLGSEVLAVPADGRRHRIVGDDRVRALRWYSDDEEREIPCDAVVLAADPRPNRNIEGALAASDSVTCHQPVAPQRFDQRVTAARDAVRQWITTQKVAT, encoded by the coding sequence ATGACCCGCCCTTCCTATCTCGTGGTCGGCGCCGGCCCCAGTGGTCTGGGTCTGGCTGCCGAGCTGCGCACGGTCGCCGATGTCACTGTTGTCGAACGGATTCCGGTGACCGGAGGTGCAGCCGGGTGGAGCAGCCGGGCAGTGCGGCGGCTCACCGACGAACTCGTGGCCGACGGCGTACGCTTCGAACTCGGGCAGACGGCGTTGCGCTGGGACGGACGCCGGTTGACGGTGGCCGGGCCCGGATCGTTCACGTGCCACACCGGCGATCACCTGTTCTTCGCCGGCGGCCTGCGCCCGGCGACGCTGTCCGATCTGGGGGCCGACGGTGACCGGCCCGCCGGAGTCCTGCCCGCCACCGTGGCCGAACACCTCCTCCACGCCGGAGTGAAGCTCTGGGACCGGGTTGTCATCCTCGGCGACGGACCCTGGTCGAAGCCGGTGGCTGCCCAGGCGCGCCGGCTGGGCTCCGAGGTGCTCGCGGTGCCGGCCGATGGACGACGACACCGCATCGTGGGTGACGACCGGGTACGGGCGTTGCGGTGGTACAGCGATGACGAGGAGCGCGAGATCCCCTGCGATGCTGTGGTTCTGGCCGCCGATCCCCGACCGAATCGCAACATCGAAGGAGCACTGGCCGCAAGCGACTCCGTGACCTGTCACCAACCGGTGGCGCCGCAGCGATTCGATCAACGCGTCACGGCCGCCCGCGACGCCGTCCGCCAGTGGATCACCACACAGAAAGTCGCCACATGA
- a CDS encoding class II aldolase/adducin family protein yields the protein MGTVKFEEIREKVIIYSRKLQMERLVYSCAGNISIRIPEEPELLACTPSSTQYDLLEPEDIAIVDLDGNLVDGRRKPTSEVAMHTLYCKNRPEIGGIVHTHGKAVMTFATLGWTLPPILTGLCEATGGAVYTSPYSQPETDQMYTYTEPYLRDRGATFLAHHGLLAIGADLEHAFHTASVVEGACEVYLSARQFGEVPELPAPQVEWIASYFRAQFPGAPEPLPAPDPIPAPEFQPAS from the coding sequence ATGGGCACCGTCAAATTCGAGGAAATCCGCGAGAAGGTCATCATCTACTCGCGCAAGCTCCAGATGGAGCGGCTGGTGTATTCGTGCGCCGGCAACATCAGCATCCGGATCCCGGAGGAGCCGGAGCTGCTGGCCTGCACCCCGAGCTCCACCCAGTACGACCTGCTCGAGCCCGAGGACATCGCGATCGTGGACCTCGACGGCAACCTCGTCGACGGGCGTCGCAAGCCGACGTCCGAGGTGGCCATGCACACGCTCTACTGCAAGAACCGGCCGGAAATCGGTGGCATCGTGCACACCCACGGAAAAGCCGTCATGACGTTCGCCACCCTGGGCTGGACCCTCCCGCCGATCCTCACGGGGCTGTGCGAGGCGACCGGCGGCGCGGTGTACACCTCCCCGTACTCCCAGCCCGAGACCGACCAGATGTACACCTACACCGAGCCGTACCTGCGGGATCGTGGTGCCACCTTCCTGGCTCACCACGGACTGCTGGCCATCGGTGCGGACCTCGAGCACGCCTTCCACACCGCGTCGGTGGTCGAGGGCGCCTGCGAAGTGTACCTGTCGGCCCGCCAGTTCGGCGAGGTCCCCGAACTGCCTGCGCCGCAGGTGGAGTGGATCGCCTCCTACTTCCGGGCCCAGTTCCCAGGTGCACCCGAGCCGCTGCCGGCGCCCGACCCGATCCCCGCGCCGGAGTTCCAGCCGGCCTCATGA
- a CDS encoding xylulokinase, whose translation MSGYVVGADIGTSALKASLVHPDRGVVAVAERTYPLSRPHRDWAENDPDDWLRALAAAVPEVLAAAGVSAADVCALCLVGQRDIAVLLDEDGEVLTPCIHWTDRRDLDESSELYDRLGRRTLVERSGTHPIPGLVLANLVWTQRHLPDVWRRARHALQPKDYLAYRLTGDIGTDPSSPTRSLLNDWRTGDWSQQTCDDARIPREMLPEVKYQPWEPRGTLGSAAAVVGLLPGTVLVAGGGDDPAAALGSGVVNCGDVSIGTGSSMSWRVVADQPIFDPSGLVGLMPHLVPGRYLHEMVATGTGTTLRWFRSVFGQNRTYEQLIAAGADVPPGSDGLLCFPYVEGASVPVQDDTARAVYYGIGGHHTHAHFTRATLEGIAYQYPGLLGVLRDRGHRLGPMTISDGEARSLLWNQIKADVMGETITPSLRVEAPSIGAAILAGLGTDLFASEEEALAVVLELAPPVHPDPGRAGRYDELREHWTQVRGNVFPNLAR comes from the coding sequence ATGAGCGGGTACGTGGTGGGGGCCGACATCGGGACGTCGGCCCTCAAGGCGTCGCTGGTGCACCCTGACCGCGGCGTGGTCGCGGTGGCCGAGCGCACCTATCCGCTGAGTCGTCCGCACCGGGATTGGGCGGAGAACGACCCCGATGACTGGCTGCGGGCGCTGGCTGCGGCGGTGCCCGAAGTACTTGCTGCCGCGGGGGTCTCGGCCGCGGACGTGTGCGCGCTGTGTCTGGTGGGACAACGCGACATCGCCGTTCTGCTCGACGAGGACGGCGAAGTGCTCACCCCGTGCATCCACTGGACCGACCGCCGGGATCTGGACGAGTCCAGCGAACTGTACGACCGGTTGGGCCGGCGCACCCTCGTCGAGCGCAGCGGCACCCACCCCATTCCCGGTCTGGTACTGGCCAACCTGGTCTGGACGCAGCGGCACCTGCCCGATGTCTGGCGTCGTGCCCGGCACGCACTGCAACCCAAGGACTACCTGGCCTACCGCCTCACCGGCGACATCGGCACCGACCCCAGCAGTCCGACCCGCAGTCTGCTCAACGACTGGCGCACCGGCGACTGGAGTCAGCAGACGTGTGACGATGCTCGTATTCCGCGAGAGATGTTGCCAGAGGTCAAGTATCAGCCGTGGGAACCGCGCGGAACCCTGGGGTCCGCCGCCGCCGTCGTCGGCCTGCTCCCTGGCACCGTGTTGGTGGCCGGCGGTGGCGACGACCCTGCGGCCGCGCTGGGCTCCGGTGTGGTGAACTGCGGTGACGTGAGTATCGGCACGGGCTCGTCGATGAGCTGGCGGGTGGTGGCCGACCAACCGATCTTCGACCCCAGCGGCCTGGTGGGGCTGATGCCGCACCTGGTGCCGGGACGCTATCTGCACGAGATGGTGGCCACCGGCACGGGCACCACACTGCGGTGGTTTCGCAGCGTGTTCGGCCAGAACCGCACCTACGAGCAGCTGATCGCCGCCGGCGCAGACGTGCCGCCCGGAAGTGATGGACTGCTGTGCTTTCCCTACGTCGAAGGTGCCAGCGTTCCGGTCCAGGACGACACCGCCCGGGCGGTGTACTACGGCATCGGCGGTCACCACACCCACGCGCACTTCACCAGGGCGACCTTGGAGGGCATCGCCTACCAGTACCCGGGGTTGCTCGGCGTGCTGCGGGACCGCGGGCACCGGCTGGGACCGATGACCATCTCCGATGGGGAGGCCCGCAGTCTGCTGTGGAATCAGATCAAGGCCGATGTCATGGGTGAGACCATCACCCCGTCACTGCGGGTGGAGGCACCCTCGATCGGGGCCGCGATACTCGCCGGTCTCGGTACCGACCTGTTCGCCTCCGAGGAGGAGGCCTTGGCTGTCGTCCTCGAACTCGCCCCGCCCGTGCACCCGGATCCGGGCCGGGCCGGGCGCTACGACGAACTCCGCGAACACTGGACCCAGGTGCGCGGCAACGTTTTCCCGAATCTCGCCCGCTGA
- a CDS encoding aldehyde dehydrogenase produces the protein MTPALPPSVRTQAFIDGEFVDAADGSTFDSLSPATGELIAAVASCADQDIDRAVACARAAFVRGDWSRMAPGERKKILFAFADLIEQNREELALTESIDAGKPISDCRDFDIPDVVNTLRWYAEAADKVFGKVSPTGEDHLGLIVREPVGVVGGVLPWNFPMAMLAWKIGPALATGNSVVIKPPELASLTMLRLAELAFAAGVPRGVFNVVPGLGHIAGKALGLHMDVDMVTFTGSTEVGRAFLRYSADSNLKGIVLECGGKSPQIVMPDCRDDIETVAADLAEAAFWNAGQNCSAGSRILVHRSIKDDLVAALAREAEKRVAGEPTADQTSLGPLIESPALDRVLGYIDAARADGARIVTGGERILTETGGWFVGATVLDEVRPDMSVAREEIFGPVVAVLAFDTDAEALELANDTQYGLAATVWSKDIDVALRTARGVRAGTVAVNGYSEGDITTPFGGYRMSGFGGRDNGLEALEQYTELKTIWITLH, from the coding sequence GTGACACCTGCCCTTCCTCCCTCCGTCCGAACCCAGGCCTTCATCGACGGAGAGTTCGTCGATGCCGCCGACGGCTCCACCTTCGACAGCCTGTCCCCGGCCACGGGGGAGCTGATCGCAGCCGTCGCCTCCTGCGCAGACCAGGACATCGACCGCGCCGTCGCCTGCGCCCGCGCTGCGTTCGTCCGCGGCGACTGGAGCCGCATGGCGCCCGGCGAGCGGAAGAAGATCCTGTTCGCCTTCGCCGATCTGATCGAGCAGAACCGCGAGGAGTTGGCGCTCACCGAATCCATCGACGCGGGCAAGCCCATCTCCGACTGCCGCGATTTCGACATCCCCGATGTGGTGAACACCCTGCGCTGGTATGCCGAGGCCGCCGACAAGGTGTTCGGCAAGGTGTCCCCGACAGGTGAGGACCATCTGGGGCTCATCGTCCGCGAGCCGGTCGGGGTGGTCGGTGGAGTGCTGCCGTGGAACTTCCCGATGGCGATGCTGGCCTGGAAGATCGGCCCGGCCCTGGCCACGGGGAACTCCGTGGTGATCAAGCCACCCGAGCTGGCCAGTCTGACCATGTTGCGCCTCGCCGAGTTGGCCTTTGCGGCCGGCGTTCCGCGCGGGGTGTTCAACGTGGTGCCCGGGCTGGGCCATATCGCCGGCAAGGCGCTGGGCCTTCACATGGACGTCGACATGGTGACGTTCACCGGCTCCACCGAAGTGGGTCGGGCGTTTCTGCGGTACTCCGCGGACAGCAACCTCAAGGGCATCGTGCTCGAGTGCGGAGGCAAGAGCCCGCAGATCGTGATGCCGGACTGCCGGGACGACATCGAGACCGTTGCCGCTGATCTCGCCGAGGCCGCGTTCTGGAACGCGGGGCAGAACTGCAGTGCCGGATCCCGCATCCTCGTCCACCGCTCGATCAAGGACGACCTGGTGGCGGCGCTGGCCAGGGAGGCCGAGAAGCGGGTGGCCGGCGAACCCACGGCGGATCAGACGTCACTGGGACCGCTGATCGAATCGCCGGCTCTGGACCGCGTTCTGGGCTACATCGACGCGGCCCGCGCCGATGGGGCACGGATCGTCACGGGTGGCGAGCGGATACTGACCGAGACCGGTGGCTGGTTCGTCGGTGCCACTGTGCTGGACGAGGTGCGGCCGGACATGAGCGTGGCCCGCGAGGAGATCTTCGGCCCGGTGGTCGCGGTGCTGGCGTTCGACACCGACGCCGAGGCACTCGAGCTGGCCAACGACACCCAGTACGGGCTGGCCGCCACCGTGTGGTCGAAGGACATCGACGTGGCACTGCGGACCGCCCGCGGTGTGCGGGCCGGGACGGTGGCCGTCAACGGCTACAGCGAGGGTGACATCACCACCCCCTTCGGGGGCTACCGGATGTCGGGGTTTGGCGGCCGTGACAACGGCCTCGAGGCTCTGGAGCAGTACACCGAACTCAAGACTATCTGGATCACCTTGCACTGA
- a CDS encoding APC family permease, whose translation MSHDISGSARSDEEHLARLGYKQELRRTLGSFSTFAAGFAFISILTGAFQLFFFAYGVAGPAFWWTWLIAFAGQMLFALCFAELATHYPMAGSVYNWSKQIGGRGPSWIAGLSLTLALIVSTAGVGLAMQFVLPTISDVFWIYGDGSGPYDAATNGAILGSIFIMLTTVLNSLGAKVVSFVNNVGVVVELIATVFLIVFFFAAAKRGPQVVFESLGRGDDNGLGLPGAMLMALLLGCYIMWGFDTAGSLGEETVNPRRNSPRAILRALFAAGIGGALLMLGALMATSDLNAEELSVSGLPYVVQSVLGETLGGIMLTCVAIAIFICILANQTGAMRMMFAMSRDNALPASQRLGRVNKTTKAPVLTAVITGVVAIAILILNIRQPQIFLVVTSTTVVLALVAYTIVAASFARRRLSGTWVTQPEFFHLGRWGVPVAVAAVVWGVAMIVNIAWPRQSIYNPAPPFQWFLQWGGVLFVVIALGAGLIYYLAVQRHKIGILPQHAANSGQSSTRTVESGEPAI comes from the coding sequence ATGAGTCACGACATCTCCGGCAGCGCGCGATCCGACGAGGAACATCTGGCGCGGCTGGGTTACAAACAGGAGCTGCGCAGAACGCTGGGCTCGTTCTCCACGTTCGCCGCGGGCTTCGCCTTCATCTCCATCCTCACCGGCGCGTTCCAGCTGTTCTTCTTCGCCTATGGTGTTGCCGGCCCGGCCTTCTGGTGGACGTGGCTGATCGCGTTCGCCGGGCAGATGCTGTTCGCGCTGTGTTTCGCCGAGTTGGCCACGCACTATCCGATGGCCGGCTCGGTGTACAACTGGAGCAAGCAGATCGGCGGCCGGGGACCCTCCTGGATAGCGGGCCTGTCCCTGACGCTGGCCCTGATCGTCTCGACGGCCGGCGTCGGGCTGGCCATGCAGTTCGTCCTGCCCACCATCTCCGACGTGTTCTGGATCTACGGCGACGGCAGCGGGCCGTACGACGCCGCCACCAACGGCGCCATCCTGGGCTCGATCTTCATCATGTTGACCACGGTGCTGAATTCCCTTGGCGCCAAGGTGGTGTCGTTCGTGAACAACGTCGGCGTGGTGGTCGAGCTGATCGCCACCGTCTTCCTCATCGTGTTCTTCTTCGCCGCCGCCAAGCGGGGGCCGCAGGTGGTGTTCGAGTCGCTGGGGCGCGGTGACGACAACGGTCTGGGTCTTCCCGGCGCGATGCTCATGGCGCTGCTGCTCGGTTGCTACATCATGTGGGGGTTCGACACCGCCGGATCGCTCGGTGAGGAAACCGTCAACCCCCGCCGCAACAGCCCCCGCGCCATTCTGCGGGCACTGTTCGCCGCGGGTATCGGCGGCGCGCTGCTGATGCTCGGAGCGTTGATGGCCACCAGCGACCTCAACGCCGAGGAACTGTCGGTCAGTGGATTGCCCTACGTGGTGCAGAGCGTGCTGGGCGAGACCCTGGGCGGCATCATGCTCACCTGCGTCGCGATCGCCATCTTCATCTGCATCCTGGCGAATCAGACCGGCGCGATGCGGATGATGTTCGCGATGAGCCGCGACAACGCGCTGCCCGCCAGTCAGCGGCTGGGCCGGGTCAACAAGACCACCAAGGCCCCGGTGCTGACTGCGGTCATCACCGGTGTCGTCGCGATCGCGATCCTGATCCTCAACATCCGCCAGCCGCAGATCTTCCTCGTCGTCACCAGCACCACGGTGGTGCTGGCCCTGGTGGCCTACACCATCGTGGCGGCATCCTTCGCCCGCCGTCGGCTCAGTGGCACGTGGGTGACCCAGCCCGAGTTCTTCCACCTTGGCAGGTGGGGGGTGCCTGTCGCAGTGGCCGCGGTGGTCTGGGGTGTTGCGATGATTGTGAACATCGCCTGGCCGCGGCAATCGATCTACAACCCCGCCCCGCCGTTCCAGTGGTTCCTGCAGTGGGGTGGCGTGCTGTTCGTCGTCATCGCGCTCGGCGCCGGCCTGATCTACTACCTGGCCGTCCAGCGGCACAAGATTGGCATCCTGCCCCAGCACGCCGCGAACTCGGGTCAAAGTTCAACCCGAACAGTCGAATCCGGCGAGCCGGCTATCTGA
- a CDS encoding DeoR/GlpR family DNA-binding transcription regulator: MAAGAGGDADDDDVDEGRSGVAERRRLILERLQEQDFVSVKELAEEFQVTGMSLRRDLSALAERGLLSRVRGGATRARTAATSRVYWESERRNAQAKARIARAAAELLVGKTSALFYSGSTVAKVAAALDERTQATLTVVTPSLPVINEVSSWPESHLVVVGGVYLPAYMAQVGPQAVATLGRINAEVAVIGCDGLTADEGLTTPHQLVAEVGAVMVQRAREVVVVADSSKVGRRGFAPIAPSSAVTKLVTDSAADAGEVEALRRHGVDVILV, from the coding sequence GTGGCAGCGGGCGCCGGCGGCGACGCCGATGACGACGATGTGGATGAAGGTCGCAGCGGTGTGGCCGAACGTCGGCGGTTGATCCTCGAGCGCCTGCAGGAACAGGACTTCGTATCCGTCAAGGAGCTGGCCGAAGAGTTTCAGGTGACGGGGATGTCACTGCGTCGCGACCTGTCCGCGTTGGCCGAACGTGGCCTGCTGTCGCGGGTTCGCGGAGGTGCCACCCGGGCGCGCACGGCCGCCACCTCCCGCGTGTACTGGGAATCCGAGCGCCGCAATGCCCAGGCCAAGGCGCGCATCGCGCGGGCGGCCGCCGAACTTCTGGTCGGCAAGACCAGCGCACTGTTCTACTCCGGCTCCACGGTCGCAAAGGTGGCCGCGGCGCTCGACGAGCGCACCCAGGCCACGCTGACCGTGGTCACTCCCTCACTGCCGGTGATCAATGAAGTCAGCTCCTGGCCGGAATCGCACCTCGTGGTGGTCGGTGGGGTCTATCTACCGGCGTACATGGCCCAGGTGGGCCCGCAGGCGGTGGCCACTCTGGGCCGGATCAACGCCGAGGTCGCGGTGATCGGCTGCGACGGGCTGACCGCCGACGAAGGACTCACCACCCCACATCAACTCGTCGCCGAAGTGGGTGCGGTCATGGTGCAGCGTGCGCGTGAGGTGGTGGTGGTCGCGGATTCCAGCAAGGTGGGCCGGCGCGGATTCGCCCCGATCGCACCGAGTTCCGCCGTGACGAAGCTCGTCACCGATTCCGCTGCCGATGCCGGTGAGGTGGAGGCTCTGCGCCGCCACGGCGTCGACGTGATCCTGGTGTGA
- a CDS encoding SDR family NAD(P)-dependent oxidoreductase, translated as MMSGRLAGKVIVVAGAGGIGDALARRYAAEGAQVVLGDLDADRAAAVAAEIGGVGTHLDGADDDSVAALVALAVSTHGRLDGFHANYANFADGLSTAGVDLPLEDFDAVMNTNARGYFLCSRHAVPALVESGGGSMVYTSSAQASTGSPVRVAYGMSKAAVHALMRTVAARYGSKKVRANAITPGLILHDNLPALPENVAASAKALAAIKHRFGAPEDIAAMGAFLMSDDAAFVTGQVLAVDGGVTMRP; from the coding sequence ATGATGTCCGGGAGGTTGGCCGGCAAGGTCATCGTCGTCGCGGGGGCCGGCGGGATCGGTGACGCGCTGGCGCGCCGGTACGCAGCCGAGGGCGCACAGGTGGTGCTGGGCGATCTCGACGCCGACCGGGCTGCCGCCGTGGCCGCTGAGATCGGCGGTGTGGGAACCCATCTCGACGGGGCCGACGACGACTCGGTGGCCGCTCTGGTGGCGCTGGCGGTGTCCACCCACGGACGGCTGGACGGCTTCCACGCCAACTACGCGAACTTCGCCGACGGGTTGTCCACCGCCGGGGTGGATCTGCCGCTGGAGGACTTCGACGCGGTGATGAACACCAATGCCCGCGGCTATTTCCTGTGTTCGCGCCACGCCGTGCCCGCGCTGGTGGAGTCCGGCGGCGGCTCGATGGTCTACACCTCGTCGGCGCAGGCCAGCACCGGCAGCCCGGTCCGGGTGGCCTACGGGATGAGCAAGGCCGCCGTGCACGCGTTGATGCGCACGGTCGCGGCGCGGTACGGGTCGAAGAAGGTGCGTGCCAACGCCATCACCCCCGGCCTGATCCTGCACGACAATCTGCCTGCGTTGCCCGAGAACGTCGCCGCGTCCGCGAAGGCCCTGGCCGCCATCAAGCACCGTTTCGGTGCGCCCGAGGACATCGCCGCCATGGGCGCGTTCCTGATGTCCGACGACGCCGCGTTCGTCACCGGTCAGGTGCTCGCCGTCGACGGCGGCGTGACGATGCGCCCCTGA
- a CDS encoding alpha/beta hydrolase, with the protein MAAMPELSRRTVLRLGASVAAATAAGALGAPAAGAAPAAPTMVTGSFVSAARGGVATNWAIARPPGQTAPLRPLIALHGKGSDAATVMAGGVEQGLAQAVDAGLPAFAVVAVDGGGTYWHRRASGEDAGAMVLDELIPMLSAQGLDTSRVGFIGWSMGGYGALLLGSRLGPTRTAAICAVSPALWTSSGAAAPGAFDSADDYAANSVWGRPALASIPIRIDCGNSDPFFAATGEYIAQLPTPPAGGFSPGGHDGAYWSSQLPAEISWIAPLLAA; encoded by the coding sequence ATGGCCGCCATGCCTGAGCTGAGCCGGCGCACCGTTCTGCGACTCGGGGCCTCGGTGGCGGCGGCCACGGCCGCCGGTGCCCTGGGCGCGCCCGCCGCGGGGGCGGCTCCCGCGGCGCCCACCATGGTCACCGGATCGTTTGTCTCGGCCGCCCGCGGCGGCGTCGCCACCAACTGGGCGATCGCGCGCCCGCCCGGGCAGACCGCTCCGCTGCGACCGTTGATCGCCCTGCACGGCAAAGGCAGCGATGCGGCCACGGTGATGGCCGGCGGAGTCGAGCAGGGCCTGGCCCAGGCCGTCGATGCGGGACTGCCGGCGTTTGCGGTGGTGGCCGTCGACGGTGGGGGAACGTACTGGCACCGGCGCGCCTCGGGTGAGGACGCCGGCGCCATGGTGCTCGACGAGCTGATCCCGATGCTGTCCGCGCAGGGCCTGGACACCTCCCGGGTGGGATTCATCGGCTGGTCCATGGGTGGGTACGGAGCCCTGTTGCTGGGCTCGCGGTTGGGCCCGACCCGTACTGCTGCCATCTGCGCAGTGAGCCCGGCGCTGTGGACATCGTCGGGTGCGGCAGCTCCGGGGGCGTTCGATTCGGCCGACGACTACGCGGCCAACTCTGTCTGGGGGCGCCCGGCACTGGCCTCCATCCCGATCCGCATCGACTGCGGCAACAGCGATCCGTTCTTCGCCGCCACCGGTGAGTACATCGCCCAGCTGCCCACCCCACCGGCAGGCGGGTTCTCTCCCGGCGGGCATGACGGCGCGTACTGGAGTTCGCAGCTGCCTGCCGAGATCAGTTGGATCGCACCACTGTTGGCCGCGTGA
- a CDS encoding TetR/AcrR family transcriptional regulator: MQTVTAAVTPKGERRRYALVRAAAELLCEGGFEAVRHRAVASRAGLPLASTTYYFASLDDLIVAAVEHIGLVEAAAMRGQIEGLSRRRRGPEATVDVLVDLLVDDNPSGDQLISRYERYIACARQPALRGVQRRILQQRTESVGEVLERCGRCARGETLSALVCAVDGAVVSALVDNAGSPRETARATLIDVIDVFAPYDKRAVRV; encoded by the coding sequence ATACAAACCGTGACGGCAGCGGTGACTCCGAAAGGAGAACGTCGGCGGTACGCGCTCGTGCGCGCCGCCGCCGAACTGCTGTGTGAAGGCGGATTCGAGGCTGTCCGCCACCGTGCGGTCGCCAGCCGCGCCGGACTGCCGCTGGCGTCGACCACTTATTACTTCGCGTCGTTGGACGACCTGATCGTCGCCGCCGTCGAACACATCGGGCTGGTGGAAGCGGCCGCGATGCGCGGGCAGATCGAGGGGTTGTCGCGACGCAGGCGGGGCCCCGAGGCCACCGTCGACGTCCTGGTCGACTTGCTGGTGGACGACAACCCCAGCGGCGACCAGCTGATCTCGCGGTACGAGCGCTACATCGCCTGTGCCCGCCAGCCCGCGCTGCGCGGCGTACAGCGCAGGATCCTGCAGCAACGCACCGAATCGGTGGGCGAGGTGCTGGAACGCTGCGGACGGTGCGCCCGGGGGGAGACCCTGTCTGCGCTGGTGTGCGCGGTGGACGGAGCGGTGGTGTCCGCACTGGTGGACAACGCCGGCAGCCCCCGGGAAACGGCGCGCGCGACGTTGATCGACGTCATCGACGTTTTCGCACCGTACGACAAGCGCGCCGTGCGGGTTTGA
- a CDS encoding SDR family NAD(P)-dependent oxidoreductase, whose translation MHVTAVVDAALDRSVVLGYTKVGSALRRHWWAADPTPAELAGQRVAVTGATSGIGEAMARRFAELGALVHLVGRSEAKVAASAGAIRGAVAGAQVIEEICDVGDLDAVRAWTADLSARIPALRGLVHNAGAMPPQRRETRQGHESQLATHVLGPHLMTEGLLPLLRAAGGASVVWMSSGGMYTAPLVDDDLEFRTGYTGTKAYARTKRMQVVLADAWAQRLADTDIRVESMHPGWAGTPGVTQYLPTFDKVTRPLLRDPSDGADTAVWLVATRPSSRPGHFWHDRAQRPTTFGWQRSEDPAKVRRFLEQVTTVTGTTADWTGLRD comes from the coding sequence ATGCATGTGACCGCTGTGGTGGACGCGGCGCTGGACCGGTCGGTGGTCCTGGGCTACACCAAGGTGGGCTCGGCCCTGCGTCGGCACTGGTGGGCGGCTGACCCGACCCCTGCGGAGCTGGCGGGTCAGCGGGTGGCGGTCACCGGTGCGACGTCGGGCATCGGGGAGGCCATGGCGCGGCGCTTCGCTGAGCTCGGTGCCCTGGTGCACCTGGTCGGTCGGTCCGAGGCCAAGGTGGCGGCCTCCGCCGGGGCCATCCGGGGCGCCGTTGCAGGAGCGCAGGTGATCGAAGAGATCTGCGATGTCGGCGACCTCGACGCGGTGCGGGCCTGGACCGCTGATCTGTCCGCGCGCATCCCCGCCCTGCGCGGCCTGGTGCACAACGCCGGCGCCATGCCGCCGCAGCGGCGTGAGACCAGACAAGGGCATGAGTCTCAACTGGCGACGCACGTGCTGGGTCCGCACCTGATGACCGAGGGATTGCTGCCACTGTTGCGGGCCGCGGGCGGCGCCTCGGTGGTGTGGATGTCCTCGGGTGGGATGTACACCGCACCGCTGGTCGATGACGATCTGGAGTTCCGCACCGGTTACACCGGCACCAAGGCCTATGCCCGCACCAAACGCATGCAGGTGGTGCTGGCCGACGCCTGGGCGCAGCGACTGGCCGACACCGACATCCGGGTGGAGAGCATGCACCCCGGGTGGGCCGGCACCCCCGGCGTCACCCAGTACCTGCCGACGTTCGACAAGGTGACCCGGCCGTTGCTGCGCGACCCCTCTGATGGCGCCGACACCGCCGTGTGGCTGGTGGCCACCCGGCCGTCGTCGCGACCCGGGCACTTCTGGCACGACCGGGCGCAGCGTCCCACCACGTTCGGCTGGCAGCGATCCGAGGACCCGGCCAAGGTGCGCCGTTTCCTCGAGCAGGTGACCACCGTGACCGGCACGACGGCCGATTGGACCGGTTTGCGCGATTGA